A stretch of Brassica rapa cultivar Chiifu-401-42 chromosome A08, CAAS_Brap_v3.01, whole genome shotgun sequence DNA encodes these proteins:
- the LOC103835521 gene encoding uncharacterized protein LOC103835521, with protein MFLWRVFHNAIPVGEVLAARHIPADLLCKRCGTPESINHLLFHCPFAKKTWALTPFAIGFEYSGLIELRDVWLDLCGKTCLPPTGIATELAPWVIWQLWTARNKLIFEGKAISEEEAVTNALSLAREWLEAQGPKTTHKPRPRPPNCSVLNSDAAWKAESKLAGFGWTITEATGTVSFTGYESFVGSALVAEGLAMREALAGCKERGIRRVICESDSSQLIKAIDAGGEKPEIFGIVADICELASSFDVINFVWIPREKNVNADRLAKLCLVEVEAFMAVN; from the coding sequence atgttCCTATGGAGAGTGTTTCATAACGCCATACCAGTTGGAGAGGTCCTTGCAGCTCGACATATCCCAGCAGACCTCCTATGCAAGAGATGCGGAACTCCAGAATCTATTAATCACCTTTTATTTCACTGCCCTTTTGCAAAGAAGACTTGGGCTCTAACTCCTTTTGCGATAGGTTTTGAATATAGTGGATTGATAGAATTAAGGGATGTTTGGCTTGATCTGTGTGGAAAAACCTGTTTACCCCCCACGGGAATAGCTACCGAATTAGCTCCTTGGGTCATTTGGCAACTCTGGACAGCGCGTAATAAGCTTATATTTGAAGGAAAAGCGATCTCGGAAGAGGAGGCGGTGACAAACGCCTTAAGTCTTGCAAGAGAATGGCTAGAGGCTCAGGGACCCAAGACCACGCACAAACCTCGGCCCCGACCCCCCAACTGTAGTGTTTTAAACTCGGATGCCGCTTGGAAAGCAGAATCGAAGCTTGCTGGATTTGGTTGGACCATTACAGAGGCAACGGGAACCGTCTCCTTCACAGGATACGAGAGTTTTGTGGGATCAGCGCTGGTGGCCGAGGGACTAGCAATGAGGGAAGCCTTAGCTGGATGCAAAGAAAGAGGTATAAGGAGGGTGATCTGCGAATCGGACTCGTCACAGCTAATCAAAGCCATCGACGCGGGTGGTGAGAAGCCAGAAATCTTTGGAATTGTAGCAGATATTTGTGAGCTGGCTAGCTCTTTTGATGTGATTAATTTCGTTTGGATTCCTAGGGAGAAAAATGTTAATGCTGATAGACTGGCAAAACTTTGTTTGGTAGAGGTTGAAGCTTTTATGGCTGTCAACTAA
- the LOC108869327 gene encoding uncharacterized protein LOC108869327: protein MNSLKIVAEYSVINGSFSIITLDLLPKNLPPRRNLAYCFSTTAENMADFLHKAIGALSLDDEEPLVLPDSPQYRVFDENEKSLLGRLLNPECQSMERMIDYMPTAWRVQGRVRGIALSRDRFQFVFQREEDLATVLKDRPWSYNHWAMVLERWSSFPPENFLQNMSLWIRIRHIPADFFTVKTMFRLASEIGEVEEIAYDPEVSHTKDYIRAQVIFDTTKPLKATRKLSTPGKVVTIEFEYEKIHKRCFHCLRLTHEKIRCPMLRKGAQTERRVLLDPVEEVEKAQSKRIATGPVEILEGPPGFPPLFPELSKQDLKMAMQYISHSDPTERMARIERVRQGIEDNKTEASVRLTRISGDLDKGKGHVFSYTEPSFSQLLQRQTDNALVVSGIPTTSRGGEQETSSSYSSALSAPTLISTGFQLGPSLEGRASGSLSQKKTMRRRPTSWKRKVTPKASVATEDQVGTSHASSQRNTKRKSTSPLLASDNKNLKTSEPTVASSMKPLLPQ from the coding sequence ATGAATTCCCTAAAGATTGTGGCGGAATATAGCGTAATCAATGGGAGTTTCTCCATAATCACTCTTGACCTCCTTCCGAAGAATCTGCCCCCTCGCCGTAACCTTGCCTACTGCTTCAGCACCACCGCGGAGAATATGGCCGACTTTCTTCACAAAGCCATTGGAGCATTGTCTCTTGATGATGAGGAACCTCTAGTCCTCCCTGATAGCCCCCAGTACAGAGTCTTTGATGAGAATGAAAAAAGCCTATTGGGTCGTCTTCTTAATCCGGAGTGTCAGTCAATGGAAAGAATGATTGACTACATGCCAACGGCTTGGCGTGTGCAAGGGAGAGTCCGTGGAATTGCGCTGTCTCGAGACAGATTTCAATTTGTTTTCCAGCGTGAAGAGGATTTAGCGACGGTCCTAAAGGATCGCCCATGGTCGTATAACCACTGGGCAATGGTTCTAGAACGGTGGTCTTCCTTTCCCCCGGAGAACTTCCTCCAGAATATGAGCCTTTGGATTCGGATCCGACATATTCCAGCTGACTTCTTCACTGTTAAAACAATGTTTAGATTGGCCTCGGAAATTGGAGAAGTGGAGGAGATTGCCTATGACCCTGAGGTATCTCATACGAAGGACTACATCAGAGCACAAGTGATATTTGATACCACTAAGCCACTGAAAGCAACACGGAAGCTGAGCACACCAGGAAAGGTGGTCACTATTGAGTTTGAATACGAGAAGATACACAAAAGATGCTTTCATTGCTTGCGTCTAACACATGAAAAGATCCGATGCCCTATGCTGAGGAAAGGAGCTCAGACTGAACGGAGAGTGCTCCTTGATCCTGTAGAGGAAGTGGAGAAAGCCCAGAGTAAGCGTATTGCGACAGGTCCAGTTGAGATCTTGGAGGGGCCACCTGGTTTTCCACCTTTGTTCCCGGAGCTATCTAAACAAGACTTGAAGATGGCTATGCAGTATATCTCACACTCGGATCCAACAGAGAGAATGGCCAGAATTGAAAGAGTTCGGCAAGGAATTGAAGACAATAAAACAGAGGCCTCAGTGCGACTTACAAGAATCTCTGGTGATTTGGATAAAGGAAAAGGCCATGTTTTTAGTTACACAGAACCATCTTTCTCTCAGCTGCTGCAACGGCAGACTGACAATGCCCTGGTGGTCTCTGGCATACCAACAACCTCTCGTGGAGGAGAACAAGAGACATCATCTTCATACTCTTCGGCTCTATCTGCTCCAACCTTGATTTCGACGGGTTTTCAGCTCGGCCCCTCGCTGGAGGGGCGAGCCTCCGGAAGCCTGAGCCAGAAAAAAACAATGCGCCGACGGCCCACTTCCTGGAAAAGGAAAGTGACTCCAAAAGCCAGTGTTGCAACAGAGGACCAAGTGGGCACATCTCACGCATCTTCTCAACGCAACACGAAGAGGAAATCTACTTCTCCTTTGCTCGCTTCAGACAACAAAAACCTGAAAACATCAGAACCTACGGTGGCTTCCAGTATGAAGCCGCTGCTGCCCCAATGA